Proteins encoded in a region of the Cytobacillus pseudoceanisediminis genome:
- a CDS encoding DUF4129 domain-containing transglutaminase family protein yields MGFAAPKAEPIWPDPVPFIKSYGQNSGSDGPGIQKIGYGEDDSRLGGPFIGDNAVVFRAEVESRHYWKVETKDTYTGKGWVTSQAEGEYQPFGMGEEIPVTSFIDNDAIETTEEVSSVYTFMNYPHVVYPLGLNNIEAAPFITYELETATEKIRTLEGGRPFALEEYKLGFEVPEYSVTAMKAAWANAESLPEEFVARYTQLPEDLPERVRELALEITQEKPDWFEKARELERYFRRAEYTYSQTDVAVPDENEDYVDQFLFDTKQGYCDNFSSSMVVMARSIGLPARWVKGYTEGEFKQSLGSGLRLFEITNNNAHSWVEIYFPEMGWVPFEPTQGFNNNVQFNFDNAGQNTSQPEEVKPSETETPVKPDMPEEAAAEKSPFSIKELWDNLGTFLKDNWKVIAAAILAAGVLVFVLFQKRGKWMPHYFIWRFKKTKDDEHFPKAYLILLKELDRYGLKRKNGQTLREYAKYIDSFFSTKEMSRLTARYEELVYRGVLKEGSWNDTKELWENLIKKTIA; encoded by the coding sequence TTGGGGTTTGCAGCACCTAAGGCAGAACCGATTTGGCCCGATCCTGTTCCATTTATTAAGTCGTATGGACAAAATAGCGGCAGTGATGGCCCGGGTATTCAGAAAATCGGCTATGGGGAAGATGATTCCCGTCTTGGCGGTCCTTTTATAGGAGATAACGCTGTGGTCTTCAGGGCGGAAGTAGAGTCCCGCCATTACTGGAAGGTTGAAACAAAAGATACTTATACAGGCAAAGGATGGGTTACATCCCAGGCAGAGGGAGAATATCAACCGTTTGGAATGGGAGAAGAAATCCCGGTTACATCGTTCATCGATAACGATGCAATTGAAACCACTGAAGAAGTAAGCTCCGTTTATACTTTTATGAATTACCCTCATGTGGTGTATCCGTTAGGGTTAAATAATATTGAAGCTGCACCGTTCATTACCTATGAGCTTGAAACGGCCACTGAAAAGATCCGGACATTGGAGGGCGGACGGCCATTTGCATTGGAAGAATATAAGTTAGGCTTCGAGGTGCCTGAATACAGTGTGACTGCAATGAAGGCAGCCTGGGCAAATGCGGAATCACTGCCTGAGGAATTTGTGGCGAGATATACACAGCTGCCTGAAGACTTGCCTGAAAGAGTCAGGGAACTTGCTCTGGAAATTACTCAAGAGAAACCGGACTGGTTTGAAAAAGCAAGGGAGCTTGAGAGGTATTTCCGAAGGGCAGAATATACCTACAGCCAGACAGACGTAGCTGTTCCAGATGAAAATGAGGATTATGTGGATCAGTTTTTATTTGATACCAAACAGGGATATTGCGACAATTTCTCCTCCTCCATGGTGGTAATGGCCAGATCCATTGGATTGCCGGCAAGATGGGTGAAGGGTTATACAGAAGGAGAATTCAAGCAGTCATTAGGGTCTGGTCTTCGCTTGTTTGAGATAACAAATAACAATGCCCATTCATGGGTGGAAATCTATTTCCCTGAAATGGGCTGGGTTCCATTTGAACCAACTCAGGGGTTCAATAATAACGTACAATTTAACTTTGACAACGCTGGCCAAAATACGAGCCAGCCAGAAGAAGTTAAGCCAAGCGAGACTGAGACTCCTGTTAAGCCAGACATGCCTGAAGAAGCAGCGGCGGAAAAATCGCCGTTTTCAATAAAAGAGCTTTGGGACAATCTGGGAACTTTCTTAAAAGATAATTGGAAAGTAATCGCAGCAGCGATATTGGCAGCTGGTGTGCTTGTTTTCGTGCTTTTCCAGAAGAGGGGCAAATGGATGCCGCATTATTTTATCTGGAGATTTAAAAAGACAAAGGATGATGAGCATTTTCCTAAGGCTTATCTGATTCTCTTAAAAGAATTGGACCGGTACGGGTTAAAACGGAAAAACGGCCAAACCTTAAGGGAGTATGCCAAATATATAGACAGCTTTTTCTCAACAAAGGAAATGAGCAGGCTGACAGCCCGTTATGAAGAACTTGTTTACAGGGGTGTTCTAAAAGAAGGAAGCTGGAATGACACGAAGGAATTGTGGGAAAATTTAATTAAAAAGACAATAGCTTGA
- a CDS encoding AAA family ATPase, with protein MDRNHMHPAIERVLGNIEKVMIGKRDVAELSLVALLAEGHVLLEDVPGVGKTMMVRALAKSVGAAFKRIQFTPDLLPSDVTGVSIYNPKEMEFQFRPGPIMGNIILADEINRTSPKTQSALLEGMEESSVTIDGVTHRLEKPFFVMATQNPIEYEGTYPLPEAQLDRFLLKMKMGYPDIADEMEVLNRAQRIPPIEDLESVIDLAELRSLQQEIKEVHVDQTLKRYIVEIANQTRSHSSVYLGASPRGSIALMKAAQAYAFMYGRDYVLPDDIQYLAPAVFVHRIILRSEAKFEGITAEEVVERVIARVSVPVQRLAK; from the coding sequence ATGGATAGAAATCATATGCACCCTGCAATTGAGAGGGTATTAGGAAATATCGAAAAAGTCATGATCGGCAAACGGGATGTCGCAGAATTGAGCTTAGTGGCACTTTTAGCGGAAGGCCATGTTTTGCTCGAGGATGTGCCGGGTGTCGGGAAAACAATGATGGTGCGTGCACTGGCTAAATCAGTCGGAGCCGCATTTAAACGCATCCAGTTCACGCCTGATTTGCTGCCTTCGGATGTGACAGGCGTATCCATCTATAATCCGAAGGAAATGGAATTTCAGTTCAGGCCTGGCCCCATTATGGGCAATATTATATTAGCAGACGAAATCAACAGAACCTCCCCCAAGACGCAATCTGCTCTTCTTGAAGGGATGGAAGAAAGCAGCGTAACCATTGACGGGGTGACACATCGCCTTGAGAAACCCTTCTTCGTTATGGCAACGCAAAATCCGATTGAGTATGAAGGAACTTATCCGCTTCCGGAAGCCCAGTTGGACCGATTCCTGTTAAAAATGAAAATGGGTTATCCTGATATCGCTGATGAGATGGAGGTCCTGAATCGGGCGCAGCGGATTCCGCCGATAGAAGATCTGGAATCTGTTATAGATTTAGCTGAATTGCGCTCACTCCAGCAAGAAATTAAAGAAGTGCATGTCGATCAGACGCTTAAACGCTATATTGTGGAAATTGCCAATCAGACCAGAAGCCATAGCAGTGTGTATTTAGGGGCAAGCCCCCGCGGCTCGATTGCTTTAATGAAAGCAGCCCAGGCTTACGCATTCATGTATGGCCGGGATTATGTTCTTCCGGATGATATTCAGTATTTAGCGCCTGCTGTTTTTGTCCACCGGATTATCTTAAGGTCTGAGGCAAAATTTGAGGGCATTACCGCTGAAGAAGTAGTAGAACGGGTCATTGCCAGGGTTTCGGTTCCTGTTCAAAGGTTAGCCAAGTAA